Part of the Quercus lobata isolate SW786 chromosome 6, ValleyOak3.0 Primary Assembly, whole genome shotgun sequence genome, aaataccctTTGATTCAATTATTAGTTCTCTTTAGTCTTTACTACCACCACTTATTTAATACGTGTGATTCCTTCACATGCATTTTTTACGTGGCCTCTCTGTTTGCCTACCTCtctctgactttttttttttttttttttgagaatcctcTCTGACCAGTTAACATCACATTTTATGTGGTATTATTGTGAATGATATTTGGTATTTTTGGTGCCCACTTGAACTAATGACACGACCAACTCAGATTTCCCACTTGAATGCAGAATTGTTCAGTGCCAGTCAGAAGTAGATGGATTTTGATCGATGAtagaacaataaaattaaagctGCTTCATTAAAAGTTAATTTCTCTTAGAGGCAAATAAACCAAAGAAGAAACTTTGATTACTCTTACCACCTTTCAACATGGATATCTTGTGATATGCATAATGGTAGCGTTCTTCTGAGTTTTATTGGAatttaatttatgtatttttttcaatgtttttccacagaaaataaaagaatttggaGGTCTGAAATCTATACTATCATTGAATCTCTTCATTTTATACAGCATCACTAATAAAATTTAAGCTACCGTCAAATGAAGACATCTATAACAATCTTTCGAACCTTGAATCACCTGATTTAGTGTTGAACTggatttgtttatttgttaaaaatagaCCATAGTACAGTTATATTTAGAAAatgtaagattttaaaaatattatacataagtaaataaattaaataagttttgtaaataaataaatttatgatattcactccatgataattatttttttttattataagagTAAGACGCGGATTGAATTTAGTATAGGTGGGTTGGGTTCGAAGCTAGAtcctttattgaaaaaaaaaatcctttatgaacttttttttttttaattactaaacAAAACCTTTATGAACTTGAACCTACAAAAAAGTgcaaactattattattattatttggtgtGGACTACAAATCACCTCTacttgggccttgggccttgggccttgggcATTGGGCAGATTTTAGCCCAAAATCTCAGCCTGAGATTGATTAAGATAATATGCTACAGCCCATGTATACCATTTCTCACTATGCTCAATTTAATTAAAGGCAACCCAGCCCAGTTCAGATTTGATCACAGACCATGCATGCATCTTCCAAAGCCCATTTCGTGTTGTCAAGAGTCAAACAGGAACATCCCGTAATCCTTGCGAAATTTAAGATCTTGTAATCAGTTAACTTAGAGTGATTTTAGGAATACTACAAATATTATTACTAcatattatttacaaatttatgtGTCAAACGGAGTAATGGTAtgaacacaaactattttacaatatttttacaaaatgttgatgtgaccaatatcttattagttttcatctagaCTCAcaattaatatcacatttttatttactaataatcatTCACTacattagcagtttgtaaatttttttgtaaaataatttgtatctctagcattattcgtGTCAAACGAGCTAGTTTTGAGTAATATTagggatattacaaattttattactacataatatttacaaattgatatgtcaGACTAGTTAAGAGTGATATTAGGATtataacaactttttttttaataacggggatattacaaattttattactatataatatttacaaattgattttttatttagagtGATATTAGggatataacaaatttttttttgataatagggatattacaaattttattaccaCATAATATTTACAAGTTGATTTGTCaccaatcataaaaataaaataaaaaaattaaatttattttttatattttttaaatgtaccAATTTTATTCATTATGATATGAGTTTGTaaagattatatagtaaaatctttaaagaaatgctatgttcataacatttttaaaacattttcacaacaaatcttaactgagaaattgttattggttgttattgttgaagtaaaaaaataatcttagttTTAGATTTAGCATTTTTCGGTAAATAAGACCATGGACCCCCCCATTTCGGATCAACCCTAACTACTTGAACTTATGCGGGAAAGACCTAGACCCAATCACCAGCCACCTGTTCCATGCAAATGTACGTGTCCATAGAGAAAGACACGTACCTCTTTAGCtcctcatcatcttcatctatATTTATAGACCCAGCTCGATCACTCTGAAGCTAAGAGAATTGAACTCTCTCTCTGAAAGGAAATAATGTCTAACAAAGCTTCAtttctctcactcttttttctttctctttctctatttttgcatGTGAATAAGGCTTTTAAGGAGGATGCCTCAGGTTTGGAGCCTGTAGTGAGGAAAGATGAAAGGAGACAACTTGTTGTGACAGAATACGGAGAGGTCTCAGCCATTGAGATCGGTGATGGAGCACGAGGGCAATACCACCTCCAGTTCATCACGTTGGATCCATACTCGCTATTTCTTCCTGTACTCCTCCATGCAGACATGGTCTTTTATGTCCACACAGGTGCTGTGACTTTTagtttgcatatatatatatatatagattaattttattttatttgaaagtttGTGCTTGTTTACTTCAAATTGACCccaaaaaaagtataattatacTTGACAGAACCAttaaaaattacacaatttgTTATAACTCGTCATGATTATAAGTTGTGAGTGATGAAGAAAAGTGATGGGAACATATGGGTCAACACTTCCATAATTCATAACTTGTCATGCAGTAAGCTGTAACCACATAtaccaacctttttttttatcactcacaattttttaacaagttttgacaaatattttgtaattttttttaatccaagcatttttatttatacttaGAAAATTCAAGCTTTTAAAATGTTGTACATAAACAGTTAATAAACAAATAAGGTCAGAGACTCTAAAAGAAATAGCTAATGCAAACTCACTTAAAATAAACCATTTAATTGCTTCTACTATAAATTGTAATTCACTAATGCCTAAGCGTTGGGGTTTAATTTTCTAATCACAAGTACCATattcattattgttttttatttctaaatattCCCATGTATATATGCATTATATTTTTTGtgggtgtatatatatatatatataggaagtGGGAGGTTGACTTGGACTGATACTCTTGATGAAATGAGGAGAGTGGATTTACGTCGAGGAGATATCTACAGGCTCAAGTCAGGCTCTATCTTCTATGTGCATAGCAGCTTACAACCGGAGCGACAGAAGCTTAAGATATATGCAATCTTCACCAATACAGATGATGACTTATATGTATGAGCTTCTTTTAATTTGTAATAAGTACCctgttattttctatttaaaaaaaaatttctttcattcGACTATATCTAGTAGATTTGCTAGAATATAAATAGGATATTTAAGTTGCTTAGTTTTGCTATTTAAAAGTTAGTACTAATTAAAACCAATGCAGGAGCCAACAACTGGGGCATACTCAACTATTGGCAACTTGTTGCGAGGCTTTAATAAGGAAGTCCTCAAAGCAGCTTTCAAGGTATATACTTACGAAGTTCCAATCagtttcatttttcattctAGTACCTGCTCGATGTATAATTAAATACCAAGAATATTCTATTGTCCCTATTATAATTTATAgtaatctttaaattttcttatgtAGAAGcatttcatattcttttaagaaaaattatagaGACGCACCTAAAACGTACCAAATCCACATCATATGTTTGTCACCTTATGATTGGTGCATCTAAATTTACTTTTTGATCATGTATCTATGAGATATACAATATGCTTCAATGTCACCTTGTGATTGGTGGCGCACTTAAATTTACTTTTTCAACAAGTACATATGATGGTCTTCTTTGAAAAGTATTGCAATCCAATCACAAAATCGACACACAGGAACGTTGTGAAAATGGGTATAAATTTGGGTGTCTACGGAGATGGACTGCTTCTTTTAATGCAATAATAATCCTAAAGTTCTTGAGTTTTTCCAAGTAGTTGAATCTCTTTAGGCTAATAGTTTtcgtgtatatatatgtgagtaTTTGGAGACAAGAAAGATCTTATAAACATTGGTTTTATGTCCCAAGTACTAAGTTTTAGTTGCATTTGAAATGAAATGACAGTATCTGCCTTTTACTTTTATCTGaaataaattctttattttgtgataGTTGTGGGTGACATGAATCTTGGACCCAATGATCCACTTCATCATCATATCTTTCTAGAAAATATGGCTGAAAGATTTTCATGTTGATTACATATATGTGCTTAGTATGTGTAATAGTCTAAGATctataataaataatgaaaatattacTATATCTCTAGGTCTCGGAGGATTTGATAAGAGAAATAACAAAAGAAACTCAGCCACCAGGCATAGTGCATGCAGAGCCAACAAAGGAAACAGAATTAGACGCTCTCCTCCTCCAAGTCTTCCGAAGAGGAAGAGGTGGCATGTTACTCAGCGACAATAAGAAGAAAccctataatatttttaatgaaaagccAGATTTTGAGAATAGTAACGGGTGGAGCCTAACAGTAACCAAGAAAAAATTGCATTTGTTGAAGGGTTCCAATATTGGACTTTTCATGGTGAATCTAACAGAGGTTagtgaattttgtttttaacagCTTGCTTCTTGGTCCATTGGAAATCCAACACCTAATTCTAACACTattttaacttgtttttttgAAGGGCTCAATGATGGGGCCACATTGGAATCCATTGGCACCTGAGATATCAGTAGTGTTACGAGGGGAAGGGATGGTTCGGCTGGTTTGTTCTAGCAATGCAAAGAAATCAGAATGCAACAATATGAGGTTCAGGGTGGAGGAAGGAGATGTTTTTGCTGTGCCTAGGTTCCATCCCATGGCCCAGATATCTTTCAACAATGAGTCATTTGTTTTCATGGGATTTAGCACAACAGCAAGGAAAAATAATCCTCAATTTCTGGCAGGAAAGAGTTCAGTTTTTCAAACTTTGGACAAGCGCGTGTTGGCCTTGTCCTTAAATGTCACTAACAGTACTGTGATTGATCAGCTTATGAATCAACAGCCTGAGTCAGTCATAATAGAGTGTTGCAATTGTGCTAAGGAAGAGCAGAGGCTAATGGAGGAAGAGGAAGCTAAGAAGATAGAGGAAGAGAtagaaagagaggaagaagaagctagaaagagagaggaagaggaagcaaaaaaggaggaggaagaagagaaagagagagaaaaggaagctagaaagaaagaggaggaggagggtgggaagagagaagaggaggaagctagaaagagagaggaagatgCAAAGTGGGAACAAGAAGAAGCCAggagggaagaagaagaggggaGGAGAAGGGAAGAGGAAAGGGAAGAGAAAGCAAGAGAAGAACCAATGagggaaaaaagggaaagagagcaCAAAGAGGAAGAGACTTGGAGACGAGAACATactggagagagagaagaggaagcAAAAAGAGAACAAGAAGAAGCTAGGAGGAAAGAAGAAGGGAGAAAAGGACAAGAAGAACCAGAAAGAGAGACCACGAGAAAAGAGAGGGAAGAAGTAGAGGAAAAGAAACGGAGACAAGAAGCAGCAGAATGGGAGGAAGAAGAAGCaaggagagaagaagaagaaaggagagaGGCATGGGGAAAGGGAGAAGAACAAgcaatgatgatttgatttaaTGCCTAGCTAGTTGTCACATCCACTTTGGATTGTGTAGTTTTCATCATCTTAAATATATGCATgttaataagaaaaacaaacatgCATTTTGCTCTATGCAAAATGACGTCCCACTTCGACAATGTTTGTCATTTGGTGCTTTTTGGTATAATAAGTTTTGTGATCCATGCTTATTGTAAAGTTATGAGTGCATTGGTTAAAAAGGTTGAATGATTCCTGCTTAATTAGGTGTAAGGTGGTACTTAATCAAATTATAAGTcatgtttgtaatttttatcaaataacatgtcatgtttcaaagtcaaaatttaaaaattgtagATGTTTAGCAATTTCTAAAATCTAAATCTTGGAATAGGTAAGAAAGCAAAtggtttattttaaattcttatcCAGTATAGCAGTGTTTTCCTATCTTAATCAGCTCAGACAATCTCAAAATAGTGTTTATTAGAATGCTTGCTTGAAGGGTTTGCTTCATTCAATTTCGGATCAATTTGGGCAAGAATATTCAGGTATCTCAAATCACTTTCAAACTCTAGGCACACATTTGTTATGGCCAATTTCAGCTGAGGGTACTTCTTGTTCACTGCTACTTTTTTCTTAACTTGGAGGCAGGATTTGCAACTCCGAAGTGGGATTGACTATTGAGTATGTTTTCAACTATTGTTTTGGGTTGAAAGGTTGTAGCTCCATTGTCTCCCATTTAACTATACATGTCTTTTGGGGGAAACAAATTTAGTGGAATGCAGAAAACTTAGAGATCTTTATATCAAGAAGGATGAAGGATGAATGCATAAACAAGTGTTGAGTAATGCAGCTTCC contains:
- the LOC115950514 gene encoding vicilin-like seed storage protein At2g18540, whose protein sequence is MSNKASFLSLFFLSLSLFLHVNKAFKEDASGLEPVVRKDERRQLVVTEYGEVSAIEIGDGARGQYHLQFITLDPYSLFLPVLLHADMVFYVHTGSGRLTWTDTLDEMRRVDLRRGDIYRLKSGSIFYVHSSLQPERQKLKIYAIFTNTDDDLYEPTTGAYSTIGNLLRGFNKEVLKAAFKVSEDLIREITKETQPPGIVHAEPTKETELDALLLQVFRRGRGGMLLSDNKKKPYNIFNEKPDFENSNGWSLTVTKKKLHLLKGSNIGLFMVNLTEGSMMGPHWNPLAPEISVVLRGEGMVRLVCSSNAKKSECNNMRFRVEEGDVFAVPRFHPMAQISFNNESFVFMGFSTTARKNNPQFLAGKSSVFQTLDKRVLALSLNVTNSTVIDQLMNQQPESVIIECCNCAKEEQRLMEEEEAKKIEEEIEREEEEARKREEEEAKKEEEEEKEREKEARKKEEEEGGKREEEEARKREEDAKWEQEEARREEEEGRRREEEREEKAREEPMREKREREHKEEETWRREHTGEREEEAKREQEEARRKEEGRKGQEEPERETTRKEREEVEEKKRRQEAAEWEEEEARREEEERREAWGKGEEQAMMI